A part of Podarcis muralis chromosome 13, rPodMur119.hap1.1, whole genome shotgun sequence genomic DNA contains:
- the LOC114607972 gene encoding uncharacterized protein LOC114607972: MPEQQQSRPQLRENQCNMTDIMQRIALSKPPVNKDMYNTLYTKDYIHYDDYHYQVPTMDASQMLKLEAQLKAKEFHTPVEPEPVKYVEAAGCQEVRPPYPMDLGRRLTTSQAAPPPFQQVQEDPQVCHLLPKQSAVQKMEAERLAQQADACIPPDQVPSPCICPEQGQNWSDYQQFLLETQRATQMQLREIKKSHVGSTVFQPEVYPRTEPSTYQRDYVPWPRLRSGFCSANRNFSNLVFDDGYYTENPWVSEYMDNYNIFLKKLNWKNRNPVSSFCSAVKPVTNFCHRMPSQTPIAVNTAP, translated from the exons ATGCCAGAACAGCAGCAGTCAAGACCCCAGCTCAGAG AGAACCAGTGCAACATGACGGACATAATGCAAAGAATTGCCCTTTCCAAG CCACCTGTGAACAAGGATATGTACAACACCTTGTACACGAAGGACTACATACACTATGATGACTATCACTACCAGGTGCCGACAATGGATGCCTCACAG ATGCTGAAACTGGAAGCCCAGCTGAAGGCCAAGGAGTTCCATACACCTGTTGAGCCTGAACCCGTGAAGTACGTTGAAGCAGCTGGCTGCCAAGAAGTTCGACCACCTTATCCTATGGACCTGGGCCGGAGGCTGACCACAAGCCAAGCAGCTCCACCACCATTTCAGCAGGTCCAAGAAGACCCACAGGTCTGTCACCTTCTTCCCAAACAAAGCGCAGTACAGAAGATGGAGGCGGAGAGACTAGCTCAACAGGCAGATGCATGTATTCCGCCAG ATCAAGTACCGTCTCCCTGCATCTGCCCAGAACAGGGCCAGAATTGGAGCGACTATCAACAGTTTCTCTTGGAAACGCAGCGAGCTACTCAGATGCAACTTCGTGAAATTAAGAAATCACATGTGGGATCTACTGTGTTTCAGCCAG AAGTTTATCCCAGGACCGAACCAAGTACTTACCAAAGAGATTACGTCCCCTGGCCCAGACTCCGAAGTGGGTTTTGTAGCGCAAATAGGAATTTCTCCAATCTTGTCTTTGATGATGGCTACTACACAGA GAACCCTTGGGTATCAGAATACATGGACAACTACAATATTTTCTTGAAGAAACTGAACTGGAAGAATCGGAACCCTGTGTCATCTTTCTGCTCAGCAGTCAAGCCTGTAACCAATTTCTGTCACCGGATGCCCTCTCAAACACCAATAGCAGTGAACACAGCACCTTGA
- the LOC114582786 gene encoding histamine H2 receptor-like has protein sequence MDINISLLSNICSATLSLVKAGANQTEAGIGFQQVAIGLILAFIDLATLLGNTVVFLCPLMEKRLRTVTYMFIMSLAMADFLVACLVMPFSIVYEVTGMWMFGREFCKVWISFDVMFCTASIVTLCFISLDRYCSVVTPYRYSKRMSRQRCVIMTCAVWIYSSLISFLPVMKGWNEIPGVDFDASKECVFVTNWVFAIVASALAFFIPFAIMCSMYFFIYRASRLKASRIVSQTLNLHYHPQSKRQNSLQLENKATRTISILISVFILCWLPYFVFNVWLATKGANSTSKVLVGTFKIITWLGYCNSTINPMLYAFLNRDFQRALKKLLTCRRGSQVDMGEDIVSIVTFTKTAQDPRAQGERRSMFCNSE, from the exons ATGGATATAAATATCTCTTTACTATCCAATATCTGTTCAGCCACCTTGTCCTTGGTAAAAGCAGGCGCCAATCAAACAGAAGCGGGCATTGGATTCCAGCAGGTGGCAATCGGACTGATACTCGCTTTTATAGATTTGGCGACTCTtttgggaaatacagtggtgttTCTCTGCCCCTTGATGGAGAAGAGACTTCGAACAGTCACCTATATGTTTATCATGTCCTTAGCAATGGCAGATTTTCTTGTGGCTTGCCTGGTGATGCCATTTAG CATCGTTTATGAAGTGACTGGCATGTGGATGTTTGGGAGAGAGTTCTGCAAAGTCTGGATCTCATTTGACGTCATGTTCTGCACGGCTTCCATCGTCACCTTGTGTTTCATCAGCCTGGACAGATACTGTTCTGTCGTAACACCCTATCGTTATTCAAAGAGGATGTCGCGGCAAAG GTGCGTCATAATGACCTGCGCTGTCTGGATCTATTCTTCCCTGATTTCCTTTTTGCCCGTCATGAAAGGCTGGAATGAGATACCCGGCGTGGATTTTGACGCGAGCAAAGAGTGCGTCTTTGTCACCAACTGGGTTTTCGCCATTGTAGCTTCAGCCCTGGCCTTCTTCATCCCCTTCGCCATCATGTGCAGTATGTACTTCTTCATCTACCGCGCATCCAGACTCAAGGCCTCCCGCATCGTCTCTCAGACCCTCAACCTTCACTACCACCCACAGAGTAAACGCCAGAACAGCCTGCAGCTGGAAAACAAGGCCACTCGCACCATCAGCATCCTCATCTCAGTCTTCATACTGTGTTGGCTGCCGTATTTTGTCTTCAACGTATGGTTGGCCACCAAAGGGGCCAATTCCACCAGCAAAGTTCTTGTTGGCACTTTCAAGATCATCACCTGGCTGGGCTATTGCAATTCCACAATCAACCCAATGCTCTATGCTTTCCTCAACCGGGACTTTCAGCGAGCTCTGAAGAAACTGCTGACCTGCAGGCGCGGGTCTCAAGTGGACATGGGCGAGGATATCGTTTCGATAGTGACGTTCACAAAGACGGCTCAAGACCCCAGAGCGCAAGGGGAAAGAAGATCTATGTTCTGCAACTCTGAATAA